Proteins encoded within one genomic window of Bacillus sp. F19:
- the ilvC gene encoding ketol-acid reductoisomerase, which produces MVKVYYNGDVKEEVLSGKKVAVIGYGSQGHAHALNLKDSGIDVVVGVRKGNSFNKAASDGVEVTTVKEAAAQADVVMVLLPDEQQQKVYEAEIKDQLQPGNALVFAHGFNVHFNQIVPPEFVDVFLVAPKGPGHLVRRTFEDGAGVPALFAVHQDVTGKAKDLALAYAKAIGGARAGVLETTFKEETETDLFGEQAVLCGGLTSLVKAGFETLVEAGYQPELAYFECLHELKLIVDLMYEDGMAGMRYSISDTAQWGDFVSGPRVVDERVKESMKEVLHDIQSGKFAKDWIIENQVNRPQFNAINNRENEHQIEVVGRKLREMMPFVKPKRKEVVASAKN; this is translated from the coding sequence ATGGTAAAAGTATATTATAACGGTGATGTTAAAGAGGAAGTTTTATCAGGTAAAAAGGTTGCGGTGATCGGTTACGGATCACAGGGTCATGCTCATGCACTGAACTTGAAGGACAGCGGAATTGATGTAGTAGTCGGCGTTCGCAAAGGAAATTCATTTAACAAGGCTGCTTCAGACGGAGTAGAGGTTACAACGGTTAAAGAAGCAGCAGCTCAAGCAGATGTTGTGATGGTGCTCTTGCCTGACGAACAGCAGCAAAAAGTATATGAAGCAGAAATCAAAGACCAGCTCCAGCCTGGAAATGCATTGGTATTTGCACACGGATTTAACGTTCACTTTAACCAGATTGTTCCTCCTGAATTTGTAGACGTATTTCTAGTCGCTCCAAAAGGCCCTGGACATCTTGTCAGAAGAACGTTTGAGGATGGTGCCGGTGTTCCTGCATTATTCGCAGTCCATCAGGATGTAACAGGCAAGGCAAAGGATCTTGCATTAGCCTATGCAAAAGCAATCGGAGGAGCTCGCGCAGGAGTGCTTGAAACTACCTTTAAAGAAGAGACGGAAACAGACCTTTTCGGAGAGCAGGCGGTTTTATGCGGAGGATTAACATCTCTTGTAAAAGCTGGATTTGAAACATTAGTAGAAGCGGGATATCAGCCAGAGCTTGCATATTTTGAGTGTCTGCACGAGCTGAAGCTGATTGTTGACCTTATGTATGAAGATGGAATGGCGGGAATGAGATATTCAATTTCGGATACAGCACAATGGGGAGACTTCGTATCTGGACCAAGAGTTGTAGATGAAAGAGTAAAAGAATCAATGAAGGAAGTCTTGCATGATATTCAATCCGGTAAATTTGCAAAAGACTGGATCATTGAAAACCAAGTCAATCGCCCTCAGTTCAACGCCATCAACAATCGTGAAAATGAACATCAAATTGAGGTAGTGGGGAGAAAGCTTCGTGAAATGATGCCATTTGTTAAGCCAAAACGGAAAGAAGTGGTCGCAAGTGCGAAAAATTAA
- the ilvN gene encoding acetolactate synthase small subunit: MKRILTLTVNNRSGVLNRITGLFTKRHYNIESITVGHAEIEGISRMTFVIHVEDEKEVEQITKQLNKQIDVLKVQDITNQSIVARELALIKVIAPPATRMEVQGVIEPFRATVIDISRDSVVVQVTGEAEKIEAIIDLLRPYGIKEIARTGTTAFPRGTQRSANGAKTYSIV; this comes from the coding sequence GTGAAGCGAATTCTTACGCTGACAGTCAACAATCGCTCAGGGGTCCTTAATCGGATTACCGGTTTATTTACAAAAAGACATTACAATATCGAAAGCATCACAGTCGGGCATGCAGAAATTGAAGGCATCTCAAGAATGACCTTTGTCATTCACGTTGAAGACGAAAAAGAAGTTGAACAGATTACAAAACAGCTGAATAAACAGATTGATGTTTTAAAAGTACAGGATATTACGAATCAATCAATTGTCGCCAGAGAGCTCGCCCTCATAAAAGTCATTGCACCTCCAGCGACCAGAATGGAAGTTCAGGGTGTAATCGAGCCTTTCAGAGCAACAGTTATTGATATAAGCCGTGACAGCGTAGTTGTTCAGGTTACAGGCGAAGCAGAAAAAATTGAAGCAATCATTGATCTTTTAAGACCTTATGGAATCAAAGAAATTGCCAGAACCGGCACAACCGCTTTCCCAAGAGGAACACAGCGTTCTGCAAATGGCGCAAAAACATATTCAATCGTATAA
- the ilvB gene encoding acetolactate synthase large subunit codes for MSMKVQLDAKSAKCTITMSGAMMMIEALKQEKVEVIFGYPGGAVLPIYDKLYNSGMYHILTRHEQGGIHAAEGYARVSGKPGVVIATSGPGATNLITGLTDAMIDSLPLVVFTGQVASSVIGTDAFQEADVLGITMPITKHNYQVRDVNDFPRIIKEAFHIATTGRPGPVLIDVPKDMAVAEGIFNYDNPVHLPGYQPKTEPNYLQIRKLVEAVSSAKKPVILAGAGVLHAKGSEQLKEYAEQQHIPVVNTLLGLGSFPADHPLFLGMAGMHGTYTANMALYECDLLISVGARFDDRVTGNLNHFAKSATIAHIDIDPAEIGKVVETKIPVVGDAKLVLENLIHQNGKRSQHDDWYAALQNNKKSLPLWYKKSDEELKPQHMIELIHEWTKGEAIITTDVGQHQMWAAQYYRLQQPNRWVTSGGLGTMGFGLPAAIGAQLAEKDANVIAILGDGGFQMTLQELSVIHELNLPVKVILLNNGVLGMVRQWQEIFYEERYSQSVFQSQPDFVKLAEAYGMKGLKIQTEADFPAFKQALLSNEPVLINVNVSQMENVYPMIAPGKGLHEMVGVKP; via the coding sequence ATGAGTATGAAGGTACAATTGGATGCAAAGTCTGCCAAGTGTACGATAACGATGTCCGGGGCAATGATGATGATTGAAGCTTTAAAGCAGGAGAAAGTAGAGGTGATTTTCGGATATCCGGGAGGGGCTGTTCTTCCAATCTATGACAAACTCTATAACTCTGGCATGTATCACATTTTAACAAGGCATGAGCAAGGCGGAATTCATGCAGCTGAGGGCTATGCGAGAGTTTCAGGCAAACCTGGAGTCGTCATTGCAACCTCAGGGCCAGGCGCAACGAACCTGATTACAGGACTTACAGATGCTATGATTGATTCCCTGCCGCTGGTTGTATTTACAGGTCAGGTTGCATCTTCCGTCATTGGAACAGATGCTTTCCAGGAAGCGGATGTACTTGGAATCACAATGCCGATTACTAAGCATAATTATCAAGTCCGGGATGTAAATGATTTCCCGCGCATCATCAAAGAAGCTTTTCATATCGCAACAACAGGAAGACCTGGTCCGGTACTCATCGATGTTCCAAAGGATATGGCAGTAGCGGAAGGGATTTTCAACTACGACAATCCCGTTCATCTTCCGGGATACCAGCCAAAAACTGAACCGAATTATCTTCAGATCAGAAAGCTTGTCGAAGCAGTCAGCAGTGCTAAAAAGCCGGTTATTTTAGCCGGAGCAGGTGTGCTTCATGCTAAAGGAAGCGAGCAGCTGAAAGAATACGCCGAACAGCAGCACATACCAGTCGTAAACACACTGCTGGGTCTGGGAAGTTTTCCTGCAGATCATCCGCTCTTCCTTGGAATGGCCGGAATGCACGGTACATATACCGCAAACATGGCGTTATATGAATGTGATTTATTAATCAGTGTCGGTGCACGCTTTGATGACAGGGTAACAGGGAACTTAAATCATTTTGCCAAAAGTGCAACGATTGCCCATATTGATATCGATCCTGCTGAAATCGGCAAAGTGGTTGAAACCAAAATTCCAGTTGTTGGCGATGCAAAACTTGTTCTTGAAAATCTCATTCATCAAAACGGCAAACGAAGCCAGCATGATGATTGGTATGCAGCCTTACAGAATAATAAAAAGTCCTTGCCATTATGGTACAAAAAATCAGATGAAGAGCTTAAACCTCAGCATATGATTGAACTCATTCATGAATGGACAAAAGGAGAGGCAATTATTACAACAGATGTCGGTCAGCACCAAATGTGGGCAGCGCAGTACTACCGCCTGCAGCAGCCTAATCGCTGGGTTACATCAGGGGGGCTCGGCACAATGGGATTCGGATTGCCTGCAGCTATTGGAGCCCAGCTTGCTGAAAAGGATGCTAATGTCATCGCGATCCTTGGAGACGGCGGTTTTCAAATGACACTTCAGGAACTATCTGTTATCCACGAACTTAATTTGCCGGTTAAAGTGATTTTACTGAATAACGGAGTGCTTGGAATGGTCAGACAGTGGCAGGAAATCTTCTATGAAGAAAGATATTCGCAATCTGTTTTTCAATCGCAGCCTGATTTCGTGAAATTAGCGGAAGCATACGGCATGAAAGGACTGAAAATTCAGACTGAAGCAGACTTTCCGGCTTTCAAACAGGCTCTTTTATCAAATGAACCTGTTCTGATTAACGTAAATGTAAGCCAGATGGAAAATGTATACCCGATGATTGCTCCAGGAAAAGGATTACATGAAATGGTGGGTGTTAAACCGTGA
- the ilvE gene encoding branched-chain-amino-acid transaminase encodes MGDQWIFLNNEFVKKEDAKISVYDHGFLYGDGIFEGIRVYSGNIFRLNEHMKRLYESARSILLNMPYTLEEMTDLTVKTVEKNGLDDAYIRLVVSRGVGDLGLDPYKCKQANVVIIVEPLSIFPKHLYETGIDIVTVPTRRNRPDVLSPKVKSLNYLNNVLVKIEAHLANVSEALMLNDQGYVAEGSADNVFIYKNKKLLTPPGYLGALEGVTRNVIIEIAEELGYDVREEPFTRHDVYTADEVFLTGTAAEVIAVVKVDGREIGDGQPGEHTNRLLECFREKVISDGVKVKGSSSSLSVS; translated from the coding sequence ATGGGTGACCAATGGATTTTTCTGAATAACGAATTTGTAAAAAAAGAAGATGCGAAAATTTCGGTGTATGATCACGGATTCCTTTACGGAGATGGTATTTTCGAAGGAATCAGAGTATACAGCGGCAACATCTTCAGATTAAATGAGCACATGAAAAGATTATATGAGTCAGCGAGATCCATTTTACTCAACATGCCTTATACGCTAGAGGAAATGACGGATTTAACGGTAAAGACCGTTGAGAAAAACGGTTTAGATGACGCTTATATCAGACTTGTTGTCTCAAGAGGAGTCGGTGATCTTGGGCTTGATCCATATAAATGCAAGCAAGCAAATGTTGTCATTATTGTAGAACCGCTGTCAATCTTCCCTAAACATCTGTATGAAACAGGAATTGATATTGTGACAGTGCCTACAAGGCGCAATAGGCCGGACGTTTTAAGTCCTAAAGTAAAATCATTGAACTACCTGAACAACGTGCTTGTGAAAATTGAAGCACATCTCGCAAATGTAAGCGAAGCGCTGATGCTGAATGATCAAGGCTACGTTGCAGAAGGATCTGCTGATAATGTCTTTATCTATAAAAACAAAAAACTCCTTACTCCCCCTGGTTACTTGGGAGCACTTGAAGGGGTCACCCGAAATGTCATCATCGAAATAGCTGAAGAACTTGGCTACGATGTGCGTGAGGAACCTTTCACAAGACATGATGTTTATACAGCTGATGAAGTTTTCCTGACTGGAACTGCCGCTGAAGTCATTGCTGTAGTAAAAGTAGACGGCAGGGAAATTGGTGATGGGCAGCCTGGAGAGCATACGAATCGTCTGCTTGAGTGTTTCAGAGAAAAAGTTATCTCAGATGGTGTAAAAGTAAAAGGAAGCAGTTCAAGCCTGAGTGTAAGCTAA
- a CDS encoding metallophosphoesterase, translating into MKVLIISDSHGLTDELQEIRKRHEGETEAMFHCGDSELEADHPAMQGYASVRGNCDFESRFANEVIEDVEGYRFFVAHGHMHNVKSTLMNLKYSAVLHGAKIVCFGHSHLAGAEYVDHILFINPGSIRLPRMRTEKTYVILEIQNHSAQVTFFEMDGSPVSGLSQRFELASS; encoded by the coding sequence GTGAAAGTTTTAATAATCAGTGACAGCCATGGCTTAACGGATGAGCTTCAGGAGATCAGAAAACGTCATGAAGGGGAAACAGAAGCGATGTTTCATTGCGGGGATTCTGAACTTGAGGCAGATCATCCTGCCATGCAGGGGTATGCTTCTGTACGCGGAAACTGTGATTTTGAATCAAGGTTTGCAAATGAAGTCATTGAAGATGTGGAAGGATATCGGTTTTTTGTTGCTCATGGCCATATGCACAATGTAAAGTCGACTCTTATGAATTTGAAGTACAGTGCCGTTTTGCATGGCGCGAAGATTGTCTGTTTTGGTCATTCGCATTTGGCGGGAGCGGAATATGTCGATCATATCCTCTTCATTAACCCTGGCAGCATTAGACTTCCGCGGATGCGAACTGAAAAAACATATGTTATATTAGAAATACAAAATCATTCTGCACAAGTTACCTTTTTTGAGATGGACGGATCTCCTGTATCCGGCCTCTCACAAAGGTTTGAGCTGGCTTCATCATGA
- a CDS encoding XTP/dITP diphosphatase: protein MKEVIIATKNAGKLIEFQSILSQYDLKAISLLDLEDSPEVEETGSTFEENAVLKAEAISKFYGKMAIADDSGLSVDYLGGEPGVYSARYAGAEKSDAANIEKVLLQLKGVSKEERNARFRCALALSEPGRETVTVEGSVEGYITEEPIGGNGFGYDPIFLVKDKAKTMAQLTKDEKNKISHRAVALQKLAKLLKA from the coding sequence ATGAAGGAAGTTATTATTGCAACGAAAAATGCAGGCAAATTAATTGAATTTCAATCAATCTTATCTCAGTATGATCTAAAGGCCATTTCATTACTGGACCTTGAAGATTCGCCAGAAGTTGAAGAAACTGGTTCAACGTTTGAAGAAAATGCCGTTTTAAAAGCGGAGGCCATTTCAAAGTTTTACGGAAAAATGGCCATTGCGGATGATTCCGGACTATCAGTAGATTATCTAGGCGGTGAACCTGGGGTTTATTCAGCACGCTATGCAGGAGCTGAGAAAAGTGATGCAGCCAATATCGAAAAAGTGCTGCTGCAGCTGAAGGGTGTTTCAAAGGAAGAACGGAATGCAAGATTCCGGTGCGCTCTGGCACTTTCTGAACCTGGCCGTGAAACCGTCACAGTAGAAGGTTCAGTTGAGGGCTATATTACAGAGGAGCCTATTGGCGGGAATGGATTCGGATACGATCCCATTTTCTTAGTGAAAGATAAAGCAAAAACGATGGCGCAATTAACAAAGGATGAGAAAAATAAAATCAGCCATCGCGCAGTTGCGCTGCAAAAGCTTGCAAAACTGCTTAAAGCCTGA